A portion of the Hydractinia symbiolongicarpus strain clone_291-10 chromosome 10, HSymV2.1, whole genome shotgun sequence genome contains these proteins:
- the LOC130613036 gene encoding tigger transposable element-derived protein 4-like, which yields MTSSWNETTLPTILSNYKLEDTFNADEFGLFYQCLPEKTYHLKGEKCSGGKKSKLRFTGMAAASATGEKLPMFVIGKSKKPRCFNNIKHLPCQYTSQKKSWMNSEIFENWVRKLDQEFRVDGRKIVLIIDNCPAHPSISNLRNIHLVFLPPNTTSVPRCHTKSKSALPKESCTFAVHGMKILADSWEAVTKQTIINCFKKSGISSTGQQDAIADSDDPFKDLQESLDDLREADPSLVPNDLSANDLVTLDDEDDEAEDDGSDMEDDSFDIVVEKPSRSKVECSIDLLKDLFMISTCNAAILLHKVIILVELVKMLFKLNFSDKNLLFA from the exons ATGACAAGCTCCTGGAACGAAACCACGCTCCCAACCATTCTGTCGAATTACAAATTGGAGGACACTTTCAACGCAGACGAATTTGGTTTGTTTTACCAATGTCTTCCCGAGAAAACATACCACCTCAAAGGAGAAAAGTGTTCTGGGGGGAAGAAGAGCAAGTTGAGATTCACTGGAATGGCCGCAGCAAGTGCTACTGGAGAAAAGTTGCCAATGTTCGTCATTGGCAAATCAAAAAAACCTCGCTGCTTTAATAACATCAAACATCTCCCTTGCCAATACACATCACAAAAGAAAAGTTGGATGAATagtgaaatatttgaaaactgGGTCCGGAAACTGGACCAAGAGTTTCGTGTAGACGGGAGAAAAATCGTTCTTATAATCGACAACTGTCCAGCACACCCATCGATCTCGAACTTAAGAAACATTCATCTCGTTTTTTTGCCCCCTAACACAACGTCTGTACCAAGGTGTCATACGAAGTCTAAAAGCGCATTACCGAAGGAGAGTTGTACGTTTGCTGTGCA cgGAATGAAGATACTGGCTGATTCTTGGGAGGCTGTAACTAAACAAACCATCATcaattgttttaagaaatcTGGAATCTCTTCTACAGGACAACAGGATGCTATTGCTGATTCGGATGACCCATTTAAAGATCTCCAAGAAAGTTTGGATGATTTAAGAGAGGCTGATCCATCATTGGTACCAAATGATCTCAGTGCTAATGATCTTGTGACCTTGGATGATGAG GACGACGAAGCTGAAGACGATGGCAGTGACATGGAGGATGATTCATTTGATATAGTTGTCGAAAAACCATCAAGATCAAAAGTCGAGTGTAGTATTGATCTTTTGAAAGATCTA TTCATGATTAGCACATGTAACGCAGCTATTTTGCTACATAAAGTTATAATATTGGTTGAATTagtaaaaatgctttttaagcTCAATTTTTCTGACAAAAACCTTTTATTCGCATAA
- the LOC130613038 gene encoding uncharacterized protein LOC130613038 — protein sequence MAFQEIQCTLNLEACMSIKSVKYLYKHIYKDQDCANIEINERIDHDEVQTFLDARYVSAPEAIWRLFEFTMHQQSHVVHKLPVHFPNNHIVYFQQGQAEEALDRAADQATKLKAWFVLNAENHDARQYMYPNIPLHFAFNKNKVWKPRQRVMVKLCPEYLRTVNGNVAETFRDACLLRDLLQDDTEWNNTLQEAVNFQMPRQLRQLFAVILTHCEPSDPFTLWRRYKDAMYEDYIRQQNKEQAEYSLLQDINSVLGQFGKSLTDYNLPHLDELPPAENIDVAMEAERAAQLRVQLTDEQTALANAVIEAVINVANNAAQNNRLFYLEGPDGSGKTFTYKYVISELAENRTCSITPVSAYAAELRQKRLFLLDEASMIPKHAFHLLPVVRQGKATELEDMCLKSSPLWHLVKEFPLHGNMRTRPGEQQFAAWLLQLKKGVLTVWEQEPFQGATEVPSQCVIQNECIVDTLFRDLSPEIMASSVVLTHTNDDSLIINDQVLALLPGEEKVYFSADDVVCDKEEERNQYPLEFLNSSTPSGMPPHCLKLKSSAIVMLLRNININNGLCNGTRLIKRQLCRC from the exons ATGGCTTTCCAAGAAATACAATGCACATTAAACTTGGAGGCGTGCATGTCTATTAAATCTGTTAAATACCTCTATAAACATATTTATAAAGATCAAGATTGTGCCAACATTGAGATCAATGAACGTATTGATCATGATGAGGTGCAGACATTTTTAGATGCGCGGTATGTCAGTGCACCGGAAGCTATATGGCGTCTTTTTGAATTTACCATGCACCAGCAATCTCATGTTGTCCATAAATTGCCAGTGCACTTTCCAAATAaccatattgtttattttcagcaAGGACAGGCTGAGGAGGCTCTAGACAGAGCTGCAGATCAGGCCACAAAATTAAAAGCTTGGTTTGTGTTAAATGCAGAGAATCATGATGCTCGCCAATATATGTATCCAAATATTCCTCTTCACTTTGCTTTTAATAAGAACAAAGTTTGGAAACCAAGACAACGCGTCATGGTAAAATTGTGTCCAGAAT ATTTACGAACTGTCAATGGCAATGTTGCTGAAACATTTCGTGACGCCTGTTTACTGCGTGATCTCCTGCAAGATGATACTGAATGGAACAATACTTTGCAGGAAGCTGTTAACTTTCAGATGCCTCGGCAATTAAGGCAACTGTTTGCTGTGATACTTACTCACTGCGAACCTTCTGATCCTTTTACTTTGTGGAGAAGGTACAAGGACGCAATGTATGAAGATTATATTCGCCAACAGAATAAGGAACAGGCTGAGTACAGCCTGCTTCAAGATATTAATTCTGTACTTGGGCAATTTGGTAAATCTCTTACTGATTATAATCTTCCTCATTTAGATGAATTACCCCCAGCTGAAAACATTGATGTAGCTATGGAGGCTGAAAGAGCTGCTCAACTAAGGGTTCAACTTACTGACGAACAGACTGCACTGGCTAATGCAGTCATAGAAGCTGTTATAAATGTTGCTAACAATGCAGCCCAAAACAACCGTCTGTTTTATTTAGAAGGTCCTGATGGTAGTGGGAAAACCTTTACTTATAAATACGTTATTTCTGAACTTGCAG AGAACAGAACATGTAGTATAACTCCGGTTTCTGCTTATGCTGCAGAATTGCGACAAAAGAGACTCTTTTTACTTGATGAAGCTTCCATGATTCCTAAGCACGCTTTTCAT TTACTGCCTGTTGTCAGACAAGGAAAAGCAACTGAACTTGAGGACATGTGTTTAAAAAGTTCTCCATTATGGCACTTGGTTAAAGAATTTCCATTACATGGAAACATGAGAACAAGGCCAGGAGAACAACAATTTGCTGCATGGCTTCTGCAACTTAAGAAAGGTGTTTTAACTGTTTGGGAGCAAGAACCTTTCCAAGGTGCAACTGAAGTACCATCCCAATGTGTGATACAAaatgaatgtattgttgatactTTGTTTAGGGATCTTTCACCGGAAATTATGGCATCATCTGTGGTACTAACACACACAAATGATGACTCACTTATCATTAATGATCAGGTGTTGGCGCTGTTGCCTGGTgaagaaaaagtttattttagcgCAGATGATGTTGTGTGTGATAAGGAGGAGGAACGGAATCAATATCCGttagaatttttaaatagtaGCACACCTTCAGGTATGCCTCCTCATTGTCTTAAATTAAAATCTAGTGCTATTGTTATGTTATTaagaaacataaacataaataatgGTTTATGTAATGGCACTCGACTAATTAAAAGACAACTGTGTCGATGCTGA